CTCCTTGACAGACGCGTACGCCTCGAGGAGCTGCGCGAGCCGCCGCGGGTTCTCGATGCCGTTGACCTGCTCGCCGAGCAGCGGGTTCCCCATGTCCCGGATCCACGCCACGGAGAACATGTGCAGCTCCGAATCCTTGCTGCCCCGCCCGTAGACGAGCGCCGGCAGCGCGTCGAAGCCGCGCGCCACGAGCAGCTCGCCGATCGTCTGCCGGAACACCCCCGCGTGCCGCGGCGAGAACTCGAGGATCACCTTGTACGCGGTCATCGTGTTCTGGGCGAGCAGCGCCGAGATCATCGACATGACGCGCGCGGCCGCCCGCGTCCCGGCACCGGCGTCCGCGTCCGTGGGGCTCGCCTCGAGCAGCGCGGCGAGCACCGTGAGCCCCGCCTTGGGCCCGGCGAGCTCGACGCGCCGGCGGGCCGTCTGCATCGCCCCGCGGATCTCGGGGTTGCGCGCGCCGTGGCCTCCCCAGAGCACCTGCCGCAGCGTCTGCTCGGAGCCGCCGGCTCCGCGCTCGAGCTCCGCGGCCGCCTGGAAACGCGCGTCGCGGTCCGCGCCCGTCGCCCGCGCGAGGATCCCCTCGATCTCGGCGACGGTCAGGCCGAGCTCGACCGAATGCGACATGTCCGGCGTGCCGCCGAAGTCCGCGTGCCGCTCCGGCTCAGCCGCCGGGCCGCACCTTCCGAACGCCTGCTCCTCGGCCGCGGCGGAGCCGCACACCGAGACCAGGACGAGCACCAAAGGGAGGATAGGGCGCGACATGATCTACGCGGGATCCTTCGCCCGGTCGCTGCGGATCCGCTCCTTCGCATAGGTCCGGAACAGGGCGCCGAGCCGCTTGTTCAAAGGGCCCGGGACGCCATCGCCGATCCGCCTGCCCGCGACCTCGACGACCGGCTGCACCTCCCTCAGGGTGCTCGTGAGCATCACCTCGCTCGCGTCGAGGAGCTCGTCCACCGTGAGCGCGCGCTCCGCGCACCTGACGCCGTTCTGCCGCATGATCTCGATGAGCAGCCCGCGCGTCACGCCGGCGAGCAGCCCGATCTCGAGCGCCGGGGTCGCCACCGCGTCGTCGATCACGGCGAAGACGTTGGACGACGTCGCCTCCGCGACGTGCCCCTCCCCGTCGAGCATGAGCGCGTCGTCGCAGCCCGCGGCGCGCGCCTCGCCGAGCGCGAGCACCGAGTTCAGGTAGTTGCCGCTCTTGATCGCCGGATCGAGCGACGTCGGTGAGGTCCGCCGGATCTGCGGGATGGCCACGCGGATGCCGCGCTCGTACGTCCAGTCCGGGAACGGCTCGTACGGCTTGACGAGGATGACCGTCAACGGCTCGCCGGCGGTCGTCGGATCGAGGGTGATGGGCCCCGAGCCGCGCGTGACGACGATCCGGCAGTACGCGGATGGGTGCCCGGCCGCCGCCAACGTCCGGCGCACCTCGCGGTCGATCTCCTCGGGCGCGGGGAGCCGTATGCCGAGCCGCTCGGCGGAGCGGGAGAGGCGCGCGAGGTGCTCGCGGAACGCGAACGGGACGCCCTCGTAGGTGCGCACGACCTCGTACACGGAGTCCCCGTACAGGAAGCCGCGATCGAGCGCCGAGACCTTGAGCTCCTCGGGGGCTCCGATCACGCCGCCGATGTTCACCGTCACGCCCCGACCCATACCGACCTCCTTACCGCACCGCGCGTGAAAAACGCAACTGGATGGACGCCCGCAAAAGAGCTAGATTTCACGGAACGGGTGGAGAGGACCTCCACCGAAAGGAAGGGAACATGAGACACGTGAAGGCGAAATGGGGCGTCCTGCTCCTCTTGTGCCTCGCGGCGGCCGCGCCCGCCCTCGCGGCGTGCGACGAAGACGGCTCCGGGGGCGATTCGGACAGCGATACCGACTCCGACTCCGACACCGACTCCGACACCGACTCCGACTCGGACTCGGACGGGTGCAGCGAGATCGAATGGGGAGGCATGCCGGACGTCGGCGAGGTCCCGAACAACTGGCAGATGAAGGGGTGGGCGGACCAGAACGGCGACGGCAGCCTCTCCGCCGATGAGCAGACCGAGGTGGAGTTCACGCTGGAGGACATCCACTGCCTGGGGAAGCAGTCGCTGATCTGGCTGATATCGGACAAGTACTGACCCAACTGCCCGAGCTGGTTCAGCTCGGTAAGCGACGCGATCAGCCCGATCATGGAAGAGGACGGGGTCGTCATCATGATGTCGGTCGTCGGCGCGCTCGGCGGCGACACCGAGCCGTTGCCGTACGAAGAGGTCTACAACTACTGGGACGGCTACTTCACGTCGACCTACTTCCTCAACGCCCCGCCGCTCACGTTCAGCTCGACGCCGCACCAGGTCGTCATCGACCTCGAGACGATGATCGTGCTCGGCAAGGGGAACTCCTCCGGGATCACCATCGAACAGATCGTCGAGCTCGTGGAGCAGGCCGCGGCCGACTGAGCCCTACCCCTTCCGCTGGCGCTGCTTGAAGTGGATCCGGATCGGCGTGCCGTCGAAGCCGAACGCCTCGCGGATCTTGTTCTGCACGTACCGCCGGTACGAGAAGTGGAGCGACTCCGGGTAGCTGCACTGCACGACGAACGTCGGCGGCCGCACGCTCGCCTGGGTCGCGTAGTAGAGCCGCACCGGGCGGCCCTTGCGCATGGGCGGCGGGTGGTGGTCGATGATCTCCTCGAACAGCCGGTTGAGCCCGCCGGTCGGCACGCGCTTCGTGAACTCGTCGTACGCGGCGTCCACGAGCGCGAATAGCTTGTCCACCCCGTTGCCGTTGAGCGCGCAGATCGGCGCCGCCGAGATCCACGGCGCGAACGCGAGCACGTCCTTGGTCGCTTCGAACAGCTTCTGCTGCCGCTCCCGGTCGCCCTTGACGAGATCCCACTTGTTGAGCGCGACCACGGCCGCCCGGCCCCGATCCACGGCCAGGCCGAGCACCTTGGCGTCCTGCTCCGCGACCCCCTCGCCCGCGTCGAGCAGCAGCACGACGACGTGGCACCTCTCGATCGCGCGGACCGCCGAGGTCACCGCGAGCTTCTCCGGCCCGGCGAGCGGAACGCGGCTCTTGCGGCGGATCCCCGCCGTGTCGACGAGGACGTACGACCGCCCGCGGCGCTCGAACGCCGAGTCGATCGCGTCGCGCGTCGTGCCCGGCTGATCCAGGGTGAGCAGCCGCTCCTCGCCGAGGATCGTGTTGATGAGCGACGACTTGCCCGCGTTGGGCCGGCCGATGATCGCGACCTTGATGGGCCCGCTCGGCGCCTCCTCCTCGCCTTCGTCCGTCCCCGCGCCTTGGCCCTCCTCCTCGTCCTCCTCCTCCACGATCTTCGCCGACTCCGGGAGGCGGGCGTAGACGAGATCCTCGAGGTCGGCCACGCCGCGCCCGTGCAGCGCGCTGACCAGGACGACAGGCTCGATCCCGAGCGAGAACACGTCGACCGCGTCGTTCTCCTGGCGCGCGCCGTCCACCTTGTTGACGACCAGGATCGAAGGGCGGCCCGCGCGCCTCAGGAGATCCGCCGTAGCCACGTCGCCGCTCGTGGGCGGGACGCGGCCGTCGACGACGAACAGCACGAGCGCGGCCTGCTCGAGCGCGGTCCGGCACTGCTGGTTGATCCCGGTCTCGACCGCGCCTTCCGGGTCGAACTCGAACCCGCCCATGTCGACGAGCGTGCACCGCTTATCGCCGACGTCGGCGTCGGCGTACAGGCGATCGCGCGTCACGCCGGGGCGGTCCTCGACGATCGACACCCGCCGGCCGACGATCCTGTTGAACAGCGTCGACTTGCCCACGTTGGGCCGGCCGAGCACCGCGACGATCGGGTGCTCACCGACCCGCGGCGGCGTGTTCGGCACTCGGTTCCGTCGCCGTCGCCTCATTCGTACCCCATCTTCCGCAGCCCCGCGGGGCTCTCGCTCCACCCTGGCGTCACCACCACGTGCAGGCGCAGCTCGATCGGCACGCCGAGCATCCGCGCCGCCTCGACGCGCGCCCGCTCGCGGATCTCGCCTATCATCGCGCCGTTGCGCCCGATGACGATCCCCTTCTGGCTGTCCTTCTCCACGTGGATGACGGCGTTCACGGAGCAGCGGTCCTTCTCCTCGACGAACCGCTCGACGACGACCGCGGTCCGGTACGGGAGCTCGGCGTGCAGAAGCTCCGTGAGCGCCTCCCGCACGAGCTCGGCGACGAAGAAGCGCTCGGCGCGGTCCGAGATCATGTCCTCCGGGTAGAGGTGCGGCCCCTCGGGCAGGAGCGGGACGACCGCGTCGAGGAACCCGTCGACGCCGTCGTTCCCGAGCGCGGAGATCGGGATCGCCGCGACCACGCCCTCGACGGCGGACACCGCCTCGAGCATGGGGAGCAGCACGGCCTTCTCGCGCAGGAGGTCGATCTTGTTGAGCAGCGCCACGACCGGCTTTCCCGCGGCCGTGAGCCGGTCCACGACGTCGCGCTCCTCGGCGAACAGGGTCGCCGCGTCCCCGGCGGACGCGTCGAGGAGCCAGACCACGACGTCGGTCTCGGCGATCGCCCCGGCCGCCGCGTCGAGCATGTAGCGCCCGAGCGAGCTGCGCGGCCGGTGGACGCCCGGCGTGTCGAGGAAGGCGATCTGCGCGTCGCCCCGGGTCCAGACCGCGAGCACGCGGTTGCGCGTCGTGTTCGGCTTGGGCGTCACCGCCGAGACCTTGCGGCCGAGGATTCCGTTCACGAGCGTCGACTTCCCGACGTTCGGGCGCCCCACCACCGCCGCGTACCCGCACCGGGTCACCGTCCCCGCCTTCCCCCCGTCCGCTCCGTCCACTTCGTCCACTAGTCCTTCCTCGGGAACTCCCGAACCGGCTTCGACGGCTCGCTCACGTCCAGGATCGCGAGCCCCGCGGAGTCGTTGCCGAGCACGAGGCGCTTCTCATACAGCCGCACGCGGTTCACAGGCTTGTCGAGCGCGAGCGCGCCAGCAATCGCGAGGCGCTCCCGCTTCTGTGCGTCGACGGTGACCACGCCGTCGTCGCCGCTCGCGACGAACGCCCAGCGGCCGTCCGCGGACGCGGTGACGTCCCGCGCCATGTCCTCGAGCGCCACCCGGCCGACCTCCTTCGGCGCCTCGCCCGAGACGTCGATCGCCGCGAGCCCGGCCGGTCCGTCGGCGACGAACGCGATCCCGCCGCGGAGGCAGACCGCCCGCGCCTCGCCCGGCGTGTCGATCCGCCAAAGCTCGACGAGCGCCTCGCCGTCGAACGCGAGCTTGACGAGCCCCTCGGTCCCGGCGGCGGCGTAGATCTCCATGCCCTCGCCGAAGATCGCGTGCTTGACGTAGCCTTCGGCGCGCCACGCCGCGATCGGCCGCGGGCTCCCCGGATCGGCCACGCCGACGACGCCCACGCCCATCGAGCCGTCGGCGACGAGCAGGAGATCGCCGCTGAGATCCAGGCGCACCGCCGCACCGGGCGTTTCGATCACGGCGACGGCGCTCGGCTCGCGCGGATCGGCGGCGTCGATGACGGCGACGCCCTGCGCCCCGGTCGCGACGAACGCCCACCTCCCGTCCTTCACGACCACGTCGCTCGCAGCGTCCCTCGAGTACACGGTCGATCTCTCCTCGTAGCGCGCGCCGCCGTCGACGAGCGCCCCTATCACGAGGCCGGCCGTGGCGCCGCGGTACACGAGGTCGCCGACGAGGATCGCCGCGTCGCCCCTGCCCTTGGTCGCGGCCGCGGCCTCCGGGGAGGTCGGGATCGGGAGCTCGGGCGCGACGACCCTGTAGCCCGCGGGTCCCGGCGGGAGGCCGCCCGTCGGGCGCTCCGTCGACCCCGGCGCGGCGCCGCACGCCGCGAGCGCGAGGCAGGCGAAAGGCAGGGCGAATCGCCATGCGCGGCTCACGGCGCCACCTCCTCTCCCGTGAAGTAGCGGATCATCCGCTCGAGCGCGGCCTCGTTGACCGGCCCGAACGGCAGGAGCCCCTTGTGGTGCATCTTCGAGTCGCGCGTCGGCCGGTAGAGCCCCTTGCTCTTGTACCCCGCGCCCTCGAACAGCCCGACGACGCCGTCGTACTCCGCCGTGTCGGGCGTCGGGACCGGCGTCTCGGGCGCGATGAGCGCGCGCCACTTGATCTCGTCCCGCGCGGTCGCGGCCGTGATGTTCGGCTCCCACGGCTCGACGCCCGCGGCGTACATCTCGTCCTCGTCGATGCCGGTCGCCGAGCTGAAGTACTCGTCGCCGAGCGCGCCGAACCCGTGCCCGAACTCGTGGACGAGCACGTAGTCCGCGTACTCCGAGTCGGCCGAGAAGATCGAGAACGCGCCGAACACGCCGCCGCCGCCGTACCTGCACGCGTTCACCATGACCACGATCGTGTCGTACGGCGCGAACGACGCGACCTCGCGCAGCGCCTTCATGTCCCAGGTGGTGAGGTAGCGCTCGGCGTCGAACGTGTCGAAGGCGGTGTGCACCGCCGTGTCGCGGAAGGCGCCCTTGCCCGGTTCGTCGGCGCCCGACTCGCGGGAGATCGCCTCGACGAGCCGGATCGAGATCGAGTCCCGGTGCGCCGAGAACGGCGCGTGGTCCAGGATGACCCCGGCGAACCGCCGCGCGTCGGCGCGCATCTTGTCGATCTCGTCCGCCGCGTAGCCGTCCGGCACGACGACGATGTCGATGGTCTTCGCCGGATCCGCGTCGCCGCGGTGGATAGACGCCAAAGGAAGGGCGCCGCGGCGCCCGCGCCGGACGTCGTAGGCGTCGGGATCGATCGCGAGCTTCTGGAGCTCCTCGAATCCGCCCTTGCCGTCGCGCGCCTCGAGCACGAGCTGCACGGGCCTCTTGGGGCGCGGCATACGGACGGGCTCGTTCATGGCGCGCCGCTCGCCGCGGCCGGCGGCGTCGGTCGTGAGCCACTCGCCGAAGAGCGAGCAGTAGCCCTGGCTGAAGATCTCGCGGCCGGTCGCCTGGTCGAGGACGCGGAAGTGGTACTCGCCGAAGCCGGTCGGATCGACGAGGTGCACGCGCGTGCCGGGCCAGATCGGCTCGGCGACGAGCTCCTCGATCGCGAACGACTGCTCGCCCCGCGTGCCGGAGTGCACGAGGTCGACGCGCAGCGCCTCGTCCGTGAACCAGTCCGCGTACTTCGGCTGCTCGATCGGATCGGCGGCCGCCGCGATCGGCGCGGCGAGCAGCGCGGCCGCGACGAGCAGAAGAGCTGTGGAACGCATCGCGCCTCCTTCCCCACAGGGCGTGTAGCATCTTTGAGATTTTCCCACCACCGCCCGGCCCCGCTGTTGTACTGTGGAGCCAATCTTCCAGGAGGTGCGGACATGACTTGGCGGAACCGACTTCTCGCGCTCTCGCTCGCGCTCCTCGCGGCGGGGCTCTGGGCCTGCTCCGGCGACGAAGGCGACGACAACCCGGACGGCGGCGACACGGACACGACGCCCGAGCCGATCTGCCTCGAGCCGGGCGACGGCCCGTACGCGCTCGCGTTCACCGACGTCACCGTGGAGCTCGGCCTCGGCCCGGACGACCAGCGGATCACCGGCAACCTCGTCTCGATCGCGGACGTGAACGGCGACCACTGGCCCGATATCGCGCTCTCCAAGGGCTCCACCGTCCGCGAGACGCCCGAGGCGCCGACCGGCCTCTACCGGCTCCTGCTGAACAACGGGGACGGCAGCTTCACGGACGCGACCTTCACCTCCGGCCTCTACACGGCGCGCGACGGCACCGAGGGCCGCGGGGGGACGTACGTGGTGTTCGCGGACGTCGACAACGACGGCGACAAGGACGCGCTCGGCGTCGTGTACGAGGACGCGGGCAACTACTCCGCCCTGCAGGACTGGACCTCGATCTACTTCAACGACGGCACGGGCAGCTTCGAGATCGGCCCGGAGCAGGAGTTCAGCCCCGAGGTCGTCAACCCGATGGCCGGGGCCGCGTTCCTCGACTACGACCACGACGGCCTGCTCGACCTCTTCGCGGGCCACCACTACGCGACCTACGGGGTGCCCGCGTCGAGCGTGATGGACACGCTCCTCCAGGGCGACGGCGCCGGCGGCTTCACGGACGTCTCGGCGGAGACGGGCGTCGCGACCGTGCCGCACACCGACGCGGCGGCGCCGGCCGGCGGCACGCACAAGCCGACCTGGGGCGCCACCGCGTGCGACCTCGACGGCGACGGGTGGACCGACCTCCTGACGAGCAGCTACGGCCGCCAGTACAACCAGACGTTCCGCAACACGGGCGGCGCGTACGAGAACCTCACCCTCGCGTCGGGGTATGCGTCGGACGGCAACGAGGACTTCGGCGACAACCAGTTCTTCCTCTGCTACTGCCAGAACAACCCCGACGAGCCCGAGTGCGCCGGCGCGGCGACGCCGGTCATCTCGTGCGACGGGAACTACTGGAACGCGGG
Above is a genomic segment from Pseudomonadota bacterium containing:
- a CDS encoding aminotransferase class IV; amino-acid sequence: MGRGVTVNIGGVIGAPEELKVSALDRGFLYGDSVYEVVRTYEGVPFAFREHLARLSRSAERLGIRLPAPEEIDREVRRTLAAAGHPSAYCRIVVTRGSGPITLDPTTAGEPLTVILVKPYEPFPDWTYERGIRVAIPQIRRTSPTSLDPAIKSGNYLNSVLALGEARAAGCDDALMLDGEGHVAEATSSNVFAVIDDAVATPALEIGLLAGVTRGLLIEIMRQNGVRCAERALTVDELLDASEVMLTSTLREVQPVVEVAGRRIGDGVPGPLNKRLGALFRTYAKERIRSDRAKDPA
- the der gene encoding ribosome biogenesis GTPase Der produces the protein MRRRRRNRVPNTPPRVGEHPIVAVLGRPNVGKSTLFNRIVGRRVSIVEDRPGVTRDRLYADADVGDKRCTLVDMGGFEFDPEGAVETGINQQCRTALEQAALVLFVVDGRVPPTSGDVATADLLRRAGRPSILVVNKVDGARQENDAVDVFSLGIEPVVLVSALHGRGVADLEDLVYARLPESAKIVEEEDEEEGQGAGTDEGEEEAPSGPIKVAIIGRPNAGKSSLINTILGEERLLTLDQPGTTRDAIDSAFERRGRSYVLVDTAGIRRKSRVPLAGPEKLAVTSAVRAIERCHVVVLLLDAGEGVAEQDAKVLGLAVDRGRAAVVALNKWDLVKGDRERQQKLFEATKDVLAFAPWISAAPICALNGNGVDKLFALVDAAYDEFTKRVPTGGLNRLFEEIIDHHPPPMRKGRPVRLYYATQASVRPPTFVVQCSYPESLHFSYRRYVQNKIREAFGFDGTPIRIHFKQRQRKG
- the era gene encoding GTPase Era, which gives rise to MDEVDGADGGKAGTVTRCGYAAVVGRPNVGKSTLVNGILGRKVSAVTPKPNTTRNRVLAVWTRGDAQIAFLDTPGVHRPRSSLGRYMLDAAAGAIAETDVVVWLLDASAGDAATLFAEERDVVDRLTAAGKPVVALLNKIDLLREKAVLLPMLEAVSAVEGVVAAIPISALGNDGVDGFLDAVVPLLPEGPHLYPEDMISDRAERFFVAELVREALTELLHAELPYRTAVVVERFVEEKDRCSVNAVIHVEKDSQKGIVIGRNGAMIGEIRERARVEAARMLGVPIELRLHVVVTPGWSESPAGLRKMGYE
- a CDS encoding IgA Peptidase M64; protein product: MRSTALLLVAAALLAAPIAAAADPIEQPKYADWFTDEALRVDLVHSGTRGEQSFAIEELVAEPIWPGTRVHLVDPTGFGEYHFRVLDQATGREIFSQGYCSLFGEWLTTDAAGRGERRAMNEPVRMPRPKRPVQLVLEARDGKGGFEELQKLAIDPDAYDVRRGRRGALPLASIHRGDADPAKTIDIVVVPDGYAADEIDKMRADARRFAGVILDHAPFSAHRDSISIRLVEAISRESGADEPGKGAFRDTAVHTAFDTFDAERYLTTWDMKALREVASFAPYDTIVVMVNACRYGGGGVFGAFSIFSADSEYADYVLVHEFGHGFGALGDEYFSSATGIDEDEMYAAGVEPWEPNITAATARDEIKWRALIAPETPVPTPDTAEYDGVVGLFEGAGYKSKGLYRPTRDSKMHHKGLLPFGPVNEAALERMIRYFTGEEVAP
- a CDS encoding CRTAC1 family protein translates to MTWRNRLLALSLALLAAGLWACSGDEGDDNPDGGDTDTTPEPICLEPGDGPYALAFTDVTVELGLGPDDQRITGNLVSIADVNGDHWPDIALSKGSTVRETPEAPTGLYRLLLNNGDGSFTDATFTSGLYTARDGTEGRGGTYVVFADVDNDGDKDALGVVYEDAGNYSALQDWTSIYFNDGTGSFEIGPEQEFSPEVVNPMAGAAFLDYDHDGLLDLFAGHHYATYGVPASSVMDTLLQGDGAGGFTDVSAETGVATVPHTDAAAPAGGTHKPTWGATACDLDGDGWTDLLTSSYGRQYNQTFRNTGGAYENLTLASGYASDGNEDFGDNQFFLCYCQNNPDEPECAGAATPVISCDGNYWNAGTDDQPWRLGGNSSNAVCGDVDNDGDNDLLAVELAHWHIGQSSDKTELLINNGFPATAFARPGNEATGLTRTHVSSWNEGDLGGLMADFDNDGRLDVLVASSDYPGTYSLLWQQQADQTFVEVGDGAGARVHRSHGVAVIDYDRDGDYDLVSGTSLARWAATDNPPAPDDAYAYVLRNDTGAASNKIMLHLRGAGGSGGANRDAVGARVTVTAGGRTFVREVQGGYGLDGIQHDDLVIIGLGAACTADSVTVRWPNANMDEATFTDVLANHVAIIEEGQELAYQTLAAYAPAP